In Marisediminicola antarctica, one DNA window encodes the following:
- the rpoB gene encoding DNA-directed RNA polymerase subunit beta has translation MAAAKNATTSNSLKNGRTASRLSFAKISDNLTVPDLLALQTESFDWLVGNDLWKTRVTDAQAAGRQDLPTRSGLEEIFEEISPIEDLGETMQLSFAKPELEPEKYTIDECKERGKTYSAPLYVEAEFMNHLTGEIKTQTVFMGDFPLMTEKGTFIINGTERVVVSQLVRSPGVYFDRAQEKTSDKDIYSARIIPSRGAWLEFEIDKRDQVGVRIDRKRKQSVTVFLKALGLTSEEIMEEFKGFASIELTLEKDNILTKDEALKDIYRKLRPGEQVAAEAARALLDNFYFNSKRYDLAKVGRYKINRKLGIEAALSDSVLTVSDIIATIKYLVSLHDERKTIEGVREGKAVDIRLDIDDIDHFGNRRIRAVGELIQNQVRTGLSRMERVVRERMTTQDIEAITPQTLINVRPVVAAIKEFFGTSQLSQFMDQNNPLAGLTHKRRLSALGPGGLSRERAGVEVRDVHPSHYGRMCPIETPEGPNIGLIGSLASFARINAFGFIETPYRRVVGGKVTTDIDYLTASEEDEFVVAQANAPLTKDSHFADPRVLARKKGGEVDLIPVEDIGYMDVSPRQMVSVATSLIPFLEHDDANRALMGANMQRQAVPLLRSESPLVGTGMEGYAAIDAGDVLTAEKAGVVSEVSADVVTVMLDEGGTKDYYLRKFDRSNQGTSYNHRVIVSAGDRVEIGEVLADGPATENGELALGKNLLVAFMSWEGYNFEDAIILSQNLVKDDVLSSIHIEEYEVDARDTKLGKEEITRDLPNVSPELLADLDERGIIRIGAEVRPGDILVGKVTPKGETELSAEERLLRAIFNEKSREVRDTSLKVPHGEQGTIIAVKEFNTENDDELGSGVNQRVVVYIAQKRKITEGDKLAGRHGNKGVISRILPVEDMPFLADGTPVDIVLNPLGIPGRMNFGQVLETHLGWVAKQGWEVEGKPEWAANLPEEAFSAAPGTKVATPVFDGALEAEIEGLLDSTTLTRDGDRLIDSSGKARLFDGRSGEPFPQPVAVGYMYILKLHHLVDDKIHARSTGPYSMITQQPLGGKAQFGGQRFGEMEVWALEAYGAAYALQELLTIKSDDILGRVKVYEAIVKGENIQEPGIPESFKVLIKEMQSLCLNVEVLSADGSAVSLRDTDDEVFRAAEELGINISTRFENSSIDDI, from the coding sequence TTGGCTGCTGCGAAAAACGCAACCACCAGCAATTCACTCAAGAACGGACGCACCGCATCGCGTCTCTCGTTCGCCAAGATCAGCGACAACCTGACGGTTCCCGATCTGCTCGCGCTGCAGACCGAGAGCTTCGACTGGCTTGTCGGCAACGACCTGTGGAAGACGCGCGTCACCGACGCGCAGGCCGCCGGTCGCCAGGATCTTCCGACCCGGAGCGGACTCGAGGAGATCTTCGAGGAGATTTCCCCCATCGAGGACCTCGGCGAGACGATGCAGCTCTCCTTCGCCAAGCCCGAGCTCGAGCCGGAGAAGTACACGATCGACGAGTGCAAGGAGCGCGGCAAGACCTATTCCGCTCCTCTCTACGTCGAGGCCGAGTTCATGAACCACCTCACGGGTGAGATCAAGACTCAGACGGTCTTCATGGGTGACTTCCCCCTCATGACCGAAAAGGGAACGTTCATCATCAACGGCACCGAGCGTGTCGTCGTTTCGCAGCTGGTGCGTAGCCCCGGCGTGTACTTCGACCGCGCGCAGGAGAAGACGTCCGACAAGGACATCTACTCCGCCCGCATCATCCCGAGCCGCGGTGCGTGGCTCGAGTTCGAGATCGACAAGCGCGACCAGGTCGGCGTTCGCATCGACCGCAAGCGCAAGCAGTCGGTCACCGTGTTCCTCAAGGCCCTCGGCCTGACCAGCGAAGAGATCATGGAGGAGTTCAAGGGCTTCGCCTCGATCGAGCTCACCCTCGAGAAGGACAACATCCTGACCAAGGATGAGGCGCTCAAGGACATCTACCGCAAGCTCCGTCCGGGAGAGCAGGTTGCTGCCGAGGCCGCGCGTGCGCTCCTCGACAACTTCTACTTCAACTCCAAGCGCTACGACCTCGCGAAGGTTGGTCGCTACAAGATCAACCGCAAGCTCGGTATCGAAGCCGCGCTGTCCGACTCGGTCCTGACCGTCTCCGACATCATCGCGACGATCAAGTACCTCGTCTCGCTGCACGACGAGCGCAAGACCATCGAGGGCGTCCGCGAGGGCAAGGCTGTCGACATCCGTCTCGACATCGACGACATCGACCACTTCGGCAACCGTCGCATCCGCGCCGTCGGAGAGCTCATCCAGAACCAGGTGCGCACCGGCCTGTCCCGCATGGAGCGCGTCGTTCGCGAGCGCATGACCACGCAGGACATCGAAGCGATCACCCCGCAGACCCTGATCAACGTGCGCCCCGTCGTCGCCGCGATCAAGGAGTTCTTCGGCACGTCGCAGCTCAGCCAGTTCATGGACCAGAACAACCCGCTCGCGGGCCTGACCCACAAGCGTCGCCTCTCGGCCCTCGGGCCCGGCGGTCTGTCGCGTGAGCGCGCCGGCGTCGAGGTTCGAGACGTCCACCCCTCGCACTACGGCCGCATGTGCCCGATCGAGACCCCGGAAGGCCCGAACATCGGCCTGATCGGTTCGCTCGCCTCGTTCGCTCGCATCAATGCGTTTGGCTTCATCGAGACCCCGTACCGTCGCGTCGTCGGCGGCAAGGTCACGACCGACATCGACTACCTCACCGCGAGTGAGGAAGACGAGTTCGTCGTCGCGCAGGCCAACGCCCCGCTGACCAAGGACAGCCACTTCGCCGACCCCCGCGTGCTCGCACGTAAGAAGGGTGGAGAGGTCGACCTCATCCCGGTCGAGGACATCGGCTACATGGATGTCTCGCCGCGCCAGATGGTGTCGGTCGCGACCTCGCTCATCCCGTTCCTCGAGCACGACGATGCGAACCGCGCCCTCATGGGTGCGAACATGCAGCGCCAGGCTGTCCCGCTGCTGCGCAGTGAGAGCCCGCTCGTCGGAACCGGCATGGAGGGCTACGCGGCCATCGACGCCGGCGACGTGCTCACCGCCGAGAAGGCCGGAGTCGTCTCCGAGGTCTCCGCCGACGTCGTCACCGTCATGCTCGACGAGGGTGGCACCAAGGACTACTACCTGCGCAAGTTCGACCGCTCCAACCAGGGCACGAGCTACAACCACCGCGTCATTGTCAGCGCGGGTGACCGCGTCGAGATCGGCGAGGTCCTCGCCGACGGTCCCGCGACCGAGAACGGCGAGCTCGCGCTCGGCAAGAACCTCCTCGTGGCGTTCATGTCGTGGGAGGGCTACAACTTCGAGGACGCGATCATCCTGAGCCAGAACCTGGTGAAGGACGACGTGCTGTCGTCGATCCACATCGAAGAATATGAAGTGGATGCCCGCGACACGAAGCTCGGCAAGGAAGAGATCACTCGCGACCTGCCGAACGTCTCCCCGGAGCTGCTCGCAGACCTCGACGAGCGCGGCATCATCCGTATCGGCGCCGAGGTCCGCCCCGGCGACATCCTCGTCGGCAAGGTCACGCCGAAGGGCGAGACCGAGCTGAGTGCCGAGGAGCGCCTGCTGCGCGCGATCTTCAACGAGAAGAGCCGCGAAGTGCGCGATACGTCACTCAAGGTTCCCCACGGCGAGCAGGGCACGATCATCGCCGTCAAGGAGTTCAACACCGAGAACGACGATGAGCTCGGCTCGGGCGTCAACCAGCGCGTTGTCGTCTACATCGCCCAGAAGCGCAAGATCACCGAGGGTGACAAGCTCGCCGGTCGTCACGGCAACAAGGGCGTCATCTCCCGCATCCTGCCGGTCGAGGACATGCCGTTCCTCGCCGACGGAACCCCCGTCGACATCGTCCTGAACCCGCTGGGTATCCCCGGACGAATGAACTTCGGCCAGGTTCTCGAGACTCACCTCGGGTGGGTCGCGAAGCAGGGCTGGGAGGTCGAGGGCAAGCCAGAGTGGGCCGCGAACCTTCCGGAAGAGGCGTTCTCCGCCGCTCCCGGCACGAAGGTCGCCACCCCGGTGTTCGACGGCGCGCTGGAGGCCGAGATCGAAGGCCTTCTGGACTCGACGACGCTCACCCGCGACGGCGACCGCCTGATCGACTCGTCCGGAAAGGCCCGTCTGTTCGACGGCCGTTCCGGTGAGCCGTTCCCGCAGCCCGTGGCAGTCGGATACATGTACATCCTCAAGCTGCACCACCTCGTCGACGACAAGATCCACGCTCGCTCGACCGGACCGTACTCGATGATCACGCAGCAGCCGCTGGGTGGTAAGGCACAGTTCGGTGGACAGCGCTTCGGAGAGATGGAGGTCTGGGCCCTCGAGGCCTATGGCGCCGCCTACGCACTCCAGGAGCTGCTCACGATCAAGTCCGACGACATCCTCGGCCGCGTCAAGGTGTACGAGGCGATCGTCAAGGGCGAGAACATCCAGGAGCCCGGCATTCCGGAAAGCTTCAAGGTTCTGATCAAGGAGATGCAGTCGCTGTGCCTGAACGTCGAGGTCCTCTCGGCCGACGGCAGCGCGGTGAGCCTGCGCGACACGGACGACGAGGTCTTCCGTGCCGCAGAGGAACTCGGCATCAACATCTCCACCAGGTTCGAGAACTCGTCCATCGACGACATCTAA